One window from the genome of Thermaerobacter marianensis DSM 12885 encodes:
- the lipA gene encoding lipoyl synthase: MEAWNQSIAATVAGDAGPGPAAAGSSGPGSAGSTATETPGFTTAGGANGKSRGGSGGVPGRGGDPAATAPTGRRHPDWLKVRLAQGPNYNRLKRLLRGMSLHTVCEEARCPNIYECFENLTATFMILGNICTRACRFCAVTTGRPTELDWAEPERVADAVERLGLQHVVVTSVARDDLRDGGAIIFAETVRAIRRRCPDTAVEVLIPDFNGDWDALQVVLDAEPDILNHNVETVRRLSDKVRSRATYDRSLALLAESKRRAPHIKTKSGLMLGLGETWDEILETLRDLRAHQVDIVTIGQYLRPTRDPIHLPVEKYYHPDEFAELKRIGLALGFAHVESGPLVRSSYHAHEQADRARARQGGAVPAAVDATVAAAAGAGETSASGPAVIGVAGGRATGAVGGAAGA; encoded by the coding sequence GTGGAAGCCTGGAACCAATCCATCGCGGCAACGGTGGCGGGTGACGCCGGACCTGGCCCGGCGGCCGCCGGTTCGTCCGGCCCCGGGTCGGCCGGTTCCACCGCGACGGAAACCCCCGGCTTCACCACAGCCGGCGGGGCCAACGGCAAGTCCCGCGGCGGGTCCGGCGGCGTCCCCGGCCGGGGCGGCGATCCGGCCGCCACCGCGCCCACGGGCCGGCGCCATCCCGACTGGCTCAAGGTGCGGTTGGCCCAGGGGCCCAACTACAACCGCCTCAAGCGGCTCCTGCGTGGCATGAGCCTGCACACCGTCTGCGAGGAGGCCCGCTGCCCCAACATCTACGAGTGCTTCGAGAACCTGACGGCGACGTTCATGATCCTGGGCAACATCTGTACCCGGGCCTGCCGGTTCTGCGCCGTCACCACGGGCCGGCCCACGGAGCTGGACTGGGCGGAGCCCGAGCGGGTGGCCGACGCGGTCGAGCGCCTCGGCCTGCAGCACGTGGTGGTGACCTCCGTCGCCCGGGACGATTTGCGGGACGGCGGGGCGATCATCTTCGCCGAGACCGTCCGGGCCATCCGGCGCCGGTGCCCGGACACGGCGGTGGAGGTGCTGATCCCCGACTTCAACGGTGACTGGGATGCGCTCCAGGTGGTCCTGGATGCCGAGCCGGACATCCTCAACCACAACGTGGAGACGGTGCGCCGGCTTTCGGACAAGGTGCGGTCCCGCGCCACCTACGACCGGTCCCTGGCCCTGCTGGCCGAATCCAAGCGCCGGGCGCCCCACATCAAGACCAAGTCGGGGCTGATGCTGGGCCTGGGCGAGACCTGGGACGAGATCCTGGAGACCCTGCGGGATCTGCGGGCGCATCAGGTGGACATCGTCACCATCGGCCAGTACCTGCGCCCGACCCGCGACCCGATCCACCTGCCGGTGGAGAAGTACTACCACCCCGACGAGTTCGCCGAGCTCAAGCGCATCGGGCTGGCCTTGGGCTTCGCCCATGTGGAGTCGGGCCCGCTGGTGCGCAGCTCCTACCATGCCCACGAGCAGGCGGACCGCGCCCGGGCGCGGCAAGGCGGTGCGGTGCCGGCCGCCGTGGACGCAACGGTGGCCGCCGCCGCAGGCGCCGGGGAGACCTCGGCATCGGGCCCGGCGGTAATCGGGGTAGCCGGCGGCCGGGCAACCGGGGCGGTGGGAGGTGCGGCGGGGGCATGA
- a CDS encoding OsmC family protein, which translates to MSESPVEAQGHIVTLRATSSLEEGVRSRIQLRDFAVVADEPAELGGTDRGPNPMEYVLGGLVSCLTVMIRLIAAERQLRVDGVDFDVEGDLDLRGLYGTAPVRPDFLEVRGTVWLDTPEDPDRIALLRDEVYRRCPAYNLYRRAGIPVQLEWRIRGRS; encoded by the coding sequence GTGTCCGAATCGCCAGTAGAGGCGCAGGGGCACATCGTGACCCTGCGGGCCACCAGCTCGCTGGAGGAAGGTGTGCGCAGCCGGATCCAGCTGCGGGACTTCGCGGTGGTCGCGGACGAACCGGCCGAGCTCGGCGGAACCGACCGCGGCCCCAATCCGATGGAATACGTGCTGGGCGGGCTGGTCAGTTGCCTGACGGTGATGATCCGGCTGATTGCGGCGGAGCGGCAGTTGCGCGTGGACGGCGTGGACTTCGACGTGGAGGGCGACCTGGACCTGAGAGGGCTGTACGGTACGGCGCCGGTGCGGCCGGACTTCCTGGAGGTCCGGGGCACGGTTTGGCTCGACACGCCGGAGGATCCCGACCGCATCGCCCTGCTGCGGGACGAGGTCTACCGGCGGTGCCCCGCCTACAACCTGTATCGCCGCGCGGGCATCCCCGTGCAGCTGGAGTGGCGCATCCGCGGCCGGTCGTGA
- a CDS encoding DUF1805 domain-containing protein, giving the protein MVEVRPIPLTGGTAIGVKVDLPKTRLVAIATPAGYIMCGALDVRLLDDLLGARRIVAGRALGVRDFDDLLDRPLESVTHTARAIGIQPGMKGREALERLLAVEPAPAPGPAAGGAGAAAG; this is encoded by the coding sequence GTGGTGGAGGTTCGGCCCATCCCCCTCACCGGCGGGACGGCCATCGGCGTCAAGGTGGACCTGCCCAAGACCCGGCTGGTGGCCATCGCCACGCCGGCCGGCTACATCATGTGCGGCGCTCTGGACGTGCGCCTGCTGGACGACCTCCTGGGCGCCCGGCGCATCGTGGCCGGCCGCGCCCTGGGGGTCCGCGACTTCGACGACCTGCTCGACCGGCCGCTGGAGTCGGTCACGCACACGGCCCGGGCGATAGGGATCCAACCCGGCATGAAGGGCCGCGAGGCCCTGGAACGGCTCCTGGCGGTCGAACCGGCCCCCGCGCCCGGGCCCGCGGCCGGGGGCGCGGGGGCGGCGGCGGGATAG
- a CDS encoding MBL fold metallo-hydrolase, producing MDVPPDEAREVRSRDPHPRPPRGTGAPGGPPAAPFRIQVFTLGPVQANGYVLLDDTAGVAVFVDAPHDPEPMLQAAAGYRVAAVLLTHAHFDHIGGLRAIKEATGAPVWIHRHEADWLGDPQRNLSVWLEPVVAPPADHLLAGGERLAFGGIELEVRFAPGHSPGHVVFVASGVVLAGDTLFAGSIGRTDLPGGDLPTLLDSIRRELLVLPGDTRLLPGHGPETTIAVERATNPFLQ from the coding sequence ATGGACGTTCCACCGGACGAAGCGCGTGAGGTGCGGTCCCGGGACCCGCACCCCCGCCCCCCGCGGGGAACCGGCGCCCCGGGAGGGCCGCCGGCCGCTCCCTTCCGGATCCAAGTCTTCACCCTGGGTCCGGTGCAGGCCAACGGGTACGTGCTGCTGGACGACACGGCCGGCGTGGCCGTGTTCGTCGACGCGCCCCACGATCCCGAGCCCATGCTGCAGGCGGCCGCGGGCTACCGCGTGGCCGCGGTCCTGCTGACCCACGCCCACTTCGACCACATCGGCGGGTTGCGGGCGATCAAGGAGGCGACGGGGGCACCCGTCTGGATCCATCGCCATGAGGCGGACTGGCTCGGGGATCCGCAGCGGAACCTGTCGGTGTGGCTTGAGCCGGTGGTGGCGCCGCCCGCCGACCACCTGCTGGCCGGTGGCGAGCGGCTGGCCTTCGGCGGCATCGAACTGGAGGTGCGCTTCGCCCCCGGCCACAGCCCGGGGCACGTGGTCTTCGTCGCGTCGGGGGTGGTGCTGGCGGGGGACACCCTCTTCGCCGGCAGCATCGGCCGGACGGACCTGCCGGGCGGGGACCTGCCCACACTGCTGGACAGCATCCGCCGGGAGCTTCTGGTGCTGCCCGGCGACACCCGGCTCCTACCCGGTCACGGGCCGGAGACCACCATCGCCGTGGAGCGGGCGACCAATCCCTTCTTGCAGTAG
- a CDS encoding ECF transporter S component codes for MVRRMVRLALLASMAFLLMLWEIQLTPLLPFIPAYLKYDPGDLPVLMGGFAFGPAAGATVALVKDLLFLFSGKSTAGWIGVSANLLAAVAYVVPAAWVYRRLGTRWALGLAVLVGTVSTSAVMAVGNYFVFLPLWGVPAEQVGATVVTAITPFNLIKGLLTGVLALVAYPRVARVLDDPVFAAPPQPAWSGEAAREPHRS; via the coding sequence GTGGTTCGTCGCATGGTGCGCCTGGCGCTGCTGGCGTCCATGGCGTTCCTGCTCATGCTGTGGGAGATCCAGCTGACCCCGCTTCTGCCCTTCATCCCGGCGTACCTCAAGTACGATCCCGGCGATCTGCCCGTCCTGATGGGCGGCTTCGCCTTCGGCCCCGCGGCGGGCGCCACCGTGGCCCTGGTCAAGGACCTGCTGTTCCTCTTTTCGGGCAAGTCCACGGCGGGGTGGATCGGCGTGTCGGCCAACTTGCTGGCTGCCGTGGCCTACGTGGTGCCGGCGGCCTGGGTGTACCGCAGGCTCGGAACCCGGTGGGCCCTCGGCCTGGCCGTGCTGGTGGGCACCGTCAGCACCAGCGCGGTGATGGCGGTGGGCAACTACTTCGTCTTCCTGCCCCTGTGGGGGGTGCCCGCCGAGCAGGTGGGGGCCACGGTGGTGACGGCCATCACGCCCTTCAACCTGATCAAAGGCCTGCTGACGGGCGTCCTGGCGCTGGTGGCCTACCCGCGCGTCGCCCGGGTGCTGGACGACCCGGTCTTCGCCGCGCCGCCGCAACCGGCCTGGTCCGGGGAGGCGGCCCGGGAGCCCCACCGGTCGTAA
- a CDS encoding DUF2203 domain-containing protein: protein MPAGGRKFFTPDEATALLPVIRQRLLRLRRLYQKARQSYREMEQIKAVGYKPDGTLIMSYDYKLARQALRAAIEEANQLLAEIHGLGCLVKDVDLGLVDFPARINGEPVLLCWRLGEPRVAYYHGEHEGFRGRKPLPPDLTVTSSPSATGNGTPGRGPAKGDTGMPPAAAPGSSGGAAAGERGAASPKTGEERAAAGGGSGDERTGTGPRPGQDPAAGGHRTDDGGQPGGPHSGEAGADGTTGRDR, encoded by the coding sequence ATGCCCGCAGGGGGCCGCAAGTTCTTCACCCCGGACGAAGCCACCGCCCTGCTGCCCGTCATCCGCCAGCGGCTGCTGCGCCTGCGCCGGCTCTACCAGAAGGCGCGCCAGTCGTACCGGGAGATGGAGCAGATCAAGGCGGTGGGCTACAAGCCCGACGGCACGCTGATCATGTCCTACGATTACAAGCTGGCGCGGCAGGCGCTGCGGGCGGCCATCGAGGAAGCGAACCAGCTGCTGGCGGAGATCCACGGACTCGGTTGCCTGGTCAAGGACGTGGACCTCGGGCTGGTCGACTTTCCGGCCCGGATCAACGGCGAGCCGGTGCTGCTCTGCTGGCGGCTGGGCGAGCCCCGGGTCGCCTACTACCACGGCGAGCACGAGGGCTTCCGCGGGCGCAAGCCGCTGCCCCCCGATCTCACCGTGACCTCCAGCCCCTCCGCCACCGGCAACGGCACCCCGGGTCGCGGCCCGGCAAAGGGGGACACCGGGATGCCGCCTGCTGCGGCCCCCGGCTCCAGCGGCGGGGCGGCCGCCGGCGAGCGCGGTGCCGCCAGCCCCAAGACCGGTGAGGAGCGGGCTGCCGCCGGCGGCGGGTCCGGCGACGAGCGCACCGGCACCGGCCCTCGACCCGGCCAGGACCCTGCCGCGGGCGGGCACCGGACGGATGACGGCGGGCAGCCAGGTGGGCCGCACTCGGGCGAGGCCGGCGCCGACGGCACCACCGGTCGGGACCGCTGA
- a CDS encoding deoxycytidylate deaminase: MTRPDFHPCDAAPQPDAGGNGRPSWDAYFMELAEVVAKRSTCPRRHVGAVLVRDRRILATGYNGAPPGFPHCTDEGCLMQDGHCVRTIHAEANAILQAALHGVTVRGSTLYTTATPCLHCAKLLIGAGVVRVVYRDWYPDPQAVEFLRRAGIPLEPIDGTTRPAQTVSPAN; the protein is encoded by the coding sequence GTGACCCGACCCGACTTCCATCCCTGCGATGCCGCTCCCCAGCCGGACGCGGGCGGGAACGGGCGGCCTTCGTGGGATGCGTATTTCATGGAGCTGGCGGAGGTGGTGGCCAAGCGCTCCACCTGCCCGCGGCGCCATGTGGGGGCGGTGCTGGTGCGCGACCGCCGCATTCTGGCCACGGGATACAACGGCGCGCCGCCGGGTTTCCCGCACTGTACCGACGAAGGGTGCCTGATGCAGGACGGCCACTGCGTCCGGACCATCCACGCCGAAGCCAACGCCATCCTGCAGGCGGCGCTGCACGGGGTGACGGTGCGAGGTAGCACCCTCTATACGACGGCCACGCCCTGCCTGCACTGCGCCAAGCTGCTCATCGGGGCAGGGGTGGTGCGGGTGGTGTACCGCGACTGGTATCCCGACCCCCAGGCCGTCGAGTTCCTTCGCCGCGCGGGCATCCCCCTTGAGCCCATCGATGGCACGACGCGCCCAGCGCAAACGGTGAGCCCGGCAAACTAA
- a CDS encoding dihydrolipoyl dehydrogenase, whose translation MVVGEVATETEVLVIGGGPGGYVAAIRAAQLGKDVTLVEKDRLGGVCLNVGCIPSKALIDAAKAYHRLSREAERGIVVEGARLDFSRLQGWKQSVVQRLTGGVEQLLKGNGVTVVKGRATFTGPNQVLVENPGGGNEVYRFKHCILATGSRPVELPGFAFDGVRILDSTDALALDHLPLRLVVIGGGYIGLELGTAFAKLGSEVTVLELADQLLPGTDPELVQVVARRLRQLGVKVHTGVRVLGWEQEPGGEGVRVVFRPEPRGEGAGSSGAGGAGGPGGGAAGARAGAARAGAGAPAADEQAVVADAVLVSVGRRPNTDGLGLELAGVQLDERGRVKVDAQLRTTQPHIFAIGDIAPGPMLAHKASREGIVAAEVLAGLPSAADYVAVPAPVFTDPEIATVGLTEAQARQQGYEPVVGRFPYAANGRALTLGERDGFVKLVADRETKVLLGAGIVGPEASDLVAELALAIEMGATLEDVALTIHAHPTLSEAVMEAAEAGLGHAIHVLGKR comes from the coding sequence CGAAGTGGCAACGGAAACGGAAGTCCTGGTCATCGGCGGAGGACCCGGCGGTTACGTGGCGGCCATCCGCGCCGCCCAGCTGGGCAAGGACGTCACCCTGGTCGAAAAGGACCGCCTGGGCGGCGTATGCCTCAACGTGGGCTGCATTCCCTCCAAGGCCCTGATCGACGCCGCCAAGGCCTATCACCGCCTGTCCCGGGAGGCGGAGCGCGGCATCGTGGTCGAGGGCGCGCGCCTGGACTTCAGCCGCCTGCAGGGCTGGAAGCAGTCGGTGGTGCAGCGGCTGACGGGCGGCGTGGAGCAGCTGCTCAAGGGCAACGGCGTCACCGTGGTCAAGGGCCGCGCCACCTTCACCGGGCCGAACCAGGTGCTGGTGGAGAACCCCGGCGGCGGCAACGAGGTCTACCGCTTCAAGCATTGCATCCTGGCCACGGGCTCGCGGCCCGTGGAACTGCCGGGCTTCGCCTTCGACGGCGTGCGCATTCTGGATTCCACCGACGCCCTGGCCCTGGACCACCTGCCCCTGCGGCTGGTCGTGATCGGCGGGGGGTACATTGGCCTCGAGCTGGGCACCGCCTTCGCCAAGCTGGGGTCGGAGGTGACGGTGCTGGAGCTGGCGGATCAGCTGCTGCCCGGCACGGACCCCGAGCTGGTGCAGGTAGTGGCCCGGCGCCTGCGCCAGCTGGGCGTCAAGGTCCATACGGGGGTGCGGGTGCTGGGCTGGGAGCAAGAGCCCGGCGGCGAGGGGGTGCGGGTGGTGTTCCGGCCCGAGCCGCGGGGTGAGGGAGCCGGTTCGTCCGGGGCCGGGGGTGCCGGCGGGCCGGGCGGCGGCGCGGCGGGGGCGAGAGCCGGCGCGGCCAGGGCGGGTGCGGGGGCGCCCGCGGCGGACGAACAGGCCGTGGTGGCCGACGCCGTGCTGGTCAGCGTGGGACGGCGGCCCAACACCGACGGGCTGGGGCTTGAGCTGGCCGGCGTCCAGCTGGACGAGCGCGGGCGCGTGAAGGTGGACGCGCAGCTCCGCACCACCCAGCCGCACATCTTCGCCATCGGCGACATCGCGCCGGGCCCCATGCTGGCCCACAAGGCGAGCCGGGAGGGGATCGTGGCGGCGGAGGTCCTCGCAGGGCTGCCCTCGGCAGCCGACTACGTCGCCGTGCCGGCGCCGGTCTTCACCGACCCGGAGATCGCCACGGTGGGGCTGACCGAGGCGCAGGCGCGCCAGCAGGGCTACGAGCCGGTGGTGGGGCGGTTTCCCTACGCCGCCAACGGCCGGGCCCTGACCCTGGGGGAGCGGGACGGGTTCGTCAAACTGGTGGCGGACCGCGAGACGAAGGTGTTGCTCGGCGCGGGGATCGTGGGACCGGAGGCGTCGGATCTGGTGGCCGAGCTGGCCCTGGCCATCGAGATGGGGGCGACCCTGGAGGACGTGGCCCTGACCATCCACGCCCACCCGACCTTGAGCGAGGCCGTGATGGAGGCGGCGGAGGCGGGGCTGGGACACGCCATCCACGTGCTGGGGAAGCGGTAG
- the lipB gene encoding lipoyl(octanoyl) transferase LipB codes for MLRVSWLPGLTPYEPAWRLQERLARARGEGRLPDLFLLLQHPPVYTVGRSGRDDEILLDPDARRRLGVQVFHIDRGGKVTYHGPGQLVGYGIVDLKNLPGGLKRYVHGLEEALVATLARFGIAAHREDGNVGVWVGREKIAAIGIRVSRGITWHGFALNVAPDLAFFGGIIPCGITDRGVTSMARLLGHAPPLEQVARVAAEELARVLDRQLEWVSDPGWLSAWGGVPESPDLRKVEVRS; via the coding sequence GTGCTGCGGGTCAGCTGGCTTCCAGGCCTCACCCCCTACGAGCCCGCCTGGCGGCTCCAGGAGCGGCTGGCGCGGGCCCGGGGGGAGGGGCGGCTGCCCGACTTGTTCCTCCTTTTGCAGCACCCGCCGGTCTACACCGTGGGCCGCAGCGGCCGCGACGACGAGATCCTCCTGGACCCCGACGCCCGGCGGCGCCTGGGCGTCCAGGTGTTCCACATCGACCGCGGCGGCAAGGTGACCTATCACGGGCCCGGGCAGCTGGTGGGTTACGGCATCGTCGACCTGAAGAACCTGCCCGGCGGTCTCAAGCGCTACGTCCACGGCCTGGAGGAGGCGCTGGTGGCCACCCTGGCCCGGTTCGGCATCGCCGCCCACCGCGAGGACGGCAACGTGGGCGTGTGGGTGGGCCGCGAGAAGATCGCCGCCATCGGCATCCGGGTCAGCCGGGGCATCACCTGGCACGGATTCGCGCTCAACGTGGCGCCGGACCTTGCCTTCTTCGGCGGGATCATCCCCTGTGGCATCACCGACCGCGGGGTGACCTCCATGGCCCGGCTGCTGGGCCATGCACCGCCGCTGGAGCAGGTGGCCCGGGTGGCCGCGGAAGAACTGGCCCGCGTCCTGGACCGCCAGCTGGAGTGGGTATCCGATCCGGGGTGGCTGAGCGCCTGGGGTGGCGTGCCGGAGTCCCCGGATCTCCGGAAGGTCGAGGTGAGGTCGTGA
- a CDS encoding DUF421 domain-containing protein, with product MPETLLVLIRSILAFIWLFFLTRFVGRKQVSQLTFTEYVVGITIGSVAAQASTDPQNRFLDGVVGVAVWAMAALGLTYLQQNSNTARKFIEGEPVVLVARGQVQEKGLRMARLSVAELMELLRQKNVFDLRQVDWALLETDGELTVLKKPEYEPLTPKTAGMVTPSRAEFPYVVIADGQVLPNSLRAAGKDEAWLRQELLRHGVNDPRQVMIGQIVGNQLYVDLRQDTQQVSQPPTRATLGTDLEALQADFTSWALETDDPAARRMYEEYARKTGEILKDLDALVR from the coding sequence GTGCCGGAGACGCTGCTGGTGCTCATCCGCTCCATCCTGGCCTTCATCTGGCTCTTCTTCCTGACGCGCTTCGTCGGGCGCAAGCAGGTCTCGCAGCTCACCTTCACCGAGTACGTCGTCGGCATCACCATCGGCTCCGTCGCCGCCCAGGCGTCCACCGACCCCCAGAACCGGTTCCTGGATGGCGTAGTCGGCGTGGCCGTCTGGGCGATGGCGGCGCTGGGCCTGACCTATCTCCAGCAGAACAGCAACACGGCGCGCAAGTTCATCGAGGGCGAGCCCGTGGTGCTGGTCGCCCGCGGCCAGGTCCAGGAGAAGGGGCTGCGGATGGCGCGGCTGTCGGTGGCCGAGCTGATGGAGCTGCTGCGGCAGAAGAACGTCTTCGACCTGCGCCAGGTCGACTGGGCGCTGCTGGAGACCGACGGTGAACTGACGGTGCTGAAGAAGCCCGAATACGAGCCCCTCACGCCGAAGACGGCGGGCATGGTGACGCCGTCGCGGGCAGAGTTCCCGTACGTGGTGATCGCCGACGGGCAGGTTCTTCCCAACTCGTTGCGGGCGGCGGGCAAGGACGAGGCGTGGCTGCGGCAGGAGCTGCTGCGCCACGGCGTGAACGACCCCCGCCAGGTCATGATCGGGCAGATCGTGGGGAACCAGCTCTACGTGGACCTCCGCCAGGACACCCAGCAGGTCAGCCAGCCGCCCACCCGCGCCACCCTGGGCACGGACCTGGAAGCCTTGCAGGCCGACTTCACCAGCTGGGCGCTGGAGACCGACGATCCCGCTGCCCGGCGCATGTACGAGGAATACGCGCGCAAGACCGGCGAAATCCTGAAAGACCTGGACGCCCTGGTTCGATAA
- a CDS encoding serine hydrolase, with product MRGRGAAFVRERGGRRGSQAGFVPGRAVLVSILVAALLLAAGCRMSAGPGARGGPSGAAKPGRASGLSARSIPVVDPDSGDTLARLSELLDRADLRPGARRPDYGPLIEQVRAFIATRPQTFGIYFKDLQTGATWGINEREPIHAASTIKVPLVLYVNHQVAAGRARMDDRVVYEPDRDLVGGAGILQRDGFPGKSYSLRILTNLSITISDNVATNMLFRHFGKDNVGAFMRSLGGEVIFPEGRRISTARDMGRYVEAVLDFARRHPLLGGRMLDDMGHSIFHVGLPGLLPQKVFVAHKEGDIAGVADDVGIVFSDRPYVLAILSKGVDDIDRGFEDIARISKIVYDFQEKLGPVR from the coding sequence GTGCGGGGACGCGGGGCGGCGTTCGTCCGGGAACGCGGCGGCCGGCGCGGCAGCCAGGCCGGGTTCGTCCCGGGGCGGGCCGTACTGGTTTCGATCCTGGTCGCCGCCCTGCTGTTGGCGGCCGGCTGCCGGATGAGCGCGGGGCCCGGGGCCCGGGGCGGCCCGAGCGGTGCCGCCAAGCCCGGTCGGGCGTCGGGCCTGTCCGCCCGTAGCATCCCCGTGGTCGACCCCGACTCGGGCGATACCCTGGCCCGCCTGAGCGAGCTGCTGGACCGGGCGGACCTGCGGCCGGGTGCGCGCCGGCCCGACTACGGGCCGCTGATCGAGCAGGTCCGGGCCTTCATCGCGACGCGGCCCCAGACCTTCGGCATCTACTTCAAGGACCTGCAGACGGGGGCCACGTGGGGCATCAACGAGCGGGAGCCGATCCACGCCGCCAGCACCATCAAGGTGCCCCTGGTCCTGTACGTCAACCACCAGGTGGCGGCGGGCCGCGCCCGCATGGACGATCGGGTCGTCTACGAGCCCGACCGCGACCTGGTGGGCGGTGCCGGCATCCTGCAGCGCGACGGCTTTCCAGGCAAGAGCTACTCCCTGCGCATCCTGACCAACCTCTCCATCACCATCAGCGACAACGTGGCGACCAACATGCTCTTCCGGCACTTCGGCAAGGACAACGTGGGCGCGTTCATGCGCAGCCTGGGGGGTGAGGTGATCTTCCCCGAGGGCCGGCGCATCAGCACCGCCCGGGACATGGGCCGCTACGTGGAGGCCGTGCTGGACTTCGCCCGCCGGCACCCCTTGCTGGGCGGCCGCATGCTGGACGACATGGGGCATTCCATCTTCCACGTGGGGCTGCCCGGACTGCTGCCGCAGAAGGTGTTCGTGGCCCACAAGGAGGGGGACATCGCCGGGGTCGCCGACGACGTGGGAATCGTCTTCTCCGACCGGCCCTACGTGCTGGCCATCCTGTCCAAGGGTGTGGACGACATCGACCGCGGCTTCGAGGACATCGCCCGCATCAGCAAGATCGTCTACGACTTCCAGGAGAAATTGGGGCCTGTCCGCTGA
- a CDS encoding DUF4363 family protein, with protein MKARRYVIVVILVVLGVAMGLAPTYFRKPLTPSGAVGRGIEQTLAAVRAEDWGRASALAARLETDWKRVKVPIAVNSDATAVRDFETQLATLRAAIELRDKNAAVTALALMTTLVEDLGTY; from the coding sequence ATGAAGGCGCGGCGCTACGTGATCGTCGTCATCCTGGTGGTCCTGGGGGTGGCCATGGGGCTGGCCCCCACCTACTTCCGCAAGCCCCTCACCCCCAGCGGGGCCGTGGGCCGGGGGATCGAGCAAACCCTGGCCGCCGTCCGGGCAGAAGACTGGGGCCGGGCCAGCGCCCTGGCGGCCCGCCTGGAGACCGACTGGAAGAGGGTCAAGGTGCCCATCGCCGTCAACAGCGACGCCACGGCCGTCCGGGACTTCGAGACCCAGCTGGCCACCCTGCGGGCGGCCATCGAGCTGCGGGACAAGAATGCGGCGGTGACGGCCCTGGCATTGATGACGACCCTGGTGGAAGACCTGGGCACGTATTAG